A region of the Myxococcus stipitatus DSM 14675 genome:
TCCACGGGCTGCGCGTTGAGGCGCGCGTTCTCCTCGCCCCACTCCAGCACGCGCCGGCTGGCATCCACGTTGAGCGCCCGCTTCGCGCCGGAGGCCCTGGCGACCACGCCAAACGCGCAGGTGTATGCGAACAGGTTGAGCACCGTGAGGCCCTGGGCCTCTTGCTGGAGCCACGCCCGCGTGTCGCGCATGTCCAGGTACAGCCCCACCGAGAGCCCCTGCCCCGGACGGATGAGGAACGACACGCCATTCTCGAGCGCCGTGAGCGACTCCACCGGAGCACCGCGCGCGGCGGTCTCCGGCGCCAGCGTCTCCTTCGCCACGTTGGCCAGGACCCGGGCCTCGCGAGGGCGGCGCTTGAGGTAGAGGCTGTCCGGGGCCCACGCGGCCACGGCGGCGTCGAGCAGCGCCTCCTCCTCCGAGGCCGTGAAGTCCCGATAGAGGCTGACGACATACAGGCCACCGAAGCGGTCCACCGTGACGTCGGGGACGCCATCCGCCCCGCCGTGGAGGACACGGAAGGCGGTGGTGCGGGCATCGGTCAGCAGGGCACCGCGTCGGGCGTGCGCGGTCCGGAGCGTGTCCACGAGGGTGGGCATGAGCCCCCTGTATCAGCTTCCCAGCCGAGCGCGAGACCAGACGCGCTCCAGCGCCTCGGTGGCGGCGCGGGACAGGTCCACGTAGTCGGTGCCCAACAACTGGCCCTCGCGCACACGGACGCGGCCATCCACCACCGTCCACGCCACGGGCGAGCGGGAGAGCTGACCAATCAGGTACGGCGAGTAACCGGTTTCCGGGTCGGCCGCGGGCACGGAGTCATAGACGACGAGGTCCGCGATGCTGCCTTCCTCGACGGTGCCCGAAGGCAGACCGAACAAGCGGGTGCACAGCTCCGCGGGGCCACTGACGAGCAGGTGCGCAAGGGTGCTGTCCACGTCCGGCAGGTGCCCCGCGCGGGAGATGCGAAGGACCCCCACGAGCGCCGCGAGCAGCTCCTCCTGCAGCGTGCCGTGCCCGCCCGTGCCCAGTCCGAGCAGGTGCAGGCGCAGGAGGATGGCCTCCATCGGGTCCGTGCCGCGCTCCAGCGTCCGCACACCTCGGGCCGCGAGCGAAACGAAGGTCTGACTCTGCTCGAGGCGCGCGACCTCCGCGCTGTCGAGCGCGCGGGCATACCCCGCGATGGCCCGAGGCCCCAGCAGCCCCAGCGCATCCAGGCGAGGGACGACGCGCTGGCCATGCCGCGCATACGTGGTGCTGAGGTCGTCCTCGTTCTCCGCGAGGTGGAAGACGGTGGGGACGTCGAGCTCGTTGCTGAGCTTCGCGATGCGCGAGAGGAGCGCGTCCTCGCAGGTGTACGACGCGTGGAAGCCCAGGGCCCCGCGCACCAGCCGGTGCTTCGCGTGGCGGCGGGCGAAGTCCGCGTTGGCCTCGAGCCACCCGTCGGCCTGCGATGCTCCGTCCATGCTGTGGGTGGAGTGACTCGTCACGAGCCGGAGGCCCACGCTCTCGGAGGCGCGGGCCTGGGCGGCGAGTCCCCCCGCCACGTCCGAGCAGGCCAGGTGCTCGACGACCAGCGTGACGCCGTCGCGCAGCGCTCGCGCGGCGGCGAAGCGGGTGAGCGCTTCGATGTCCTCGGAGGTGACGTGCCGGGCCACGCGGCGCATGCGCTCCAAGCGCTCGCGAGGAGGAAGCAGGAGGAACTGCCCGTTGGGCGGGAGGAGCTGGCCGTTGACGAGATGGGAATGGCTGTCCACCAGGCCCGGGGCCACGAGCCGTCCCCGGCAGGCCACTTCCCAGTCACCTGGAAGGACAGGCACCTGGACATCGGGCGCGACGCGGCGAATGACGCCGCCCTCGACCACCACGGCCATTCCACGCCGGACCCGTCCATCCGCCCGGAACACGGCGCAGTTCTTCAGCAGCAGGCGACCTTCCATGACCGGTCCCCGTCATAGCACGAAGTCCGGCTTTCACAGCGTGTGCATCCATTACCGTGGGAACCCACCCCGAGGGTGTGCCTGGGATGCCCCATTCCGGGCCTGAGGCCGCTCGAATGGCAGACGGCAACGGGGGCACGACAGTCATTGGGAGACACCGGCCCCAGGGCGCGGGCCATGACAGGCCGGGTGGCCCCAGGTAGGCTGAAGTCCCCAATGCGAATGCGGGCCGTCCTCCCTGGGCCGGCAGCCCTCGCCGCCCTGGTGCTCGCGGTGCGGCTGGGCCTGTCTCCCCTCAAGAACTTCGACCTCTTCTTCCACCTCGCCGGAGGCCGGTTCGTCCTGGAGCACGGCTTCACCCGCGTGGACCCGTTCAGCGTCACCGGCACGGCCGGCTGGGTGCCCCACGAGTGGGGCTTCGGCGTCCTCTGCATCGCCCTCATCCACGCCCTGGGAGCCGCCGGGCCCGCGATGCTCGTCGCCGCGCTCGTGGCCTCCAACGCCGTCCTGCTCTGGAGCGCGCTGGGCCGAGCGGCCTCGGGCCGCCTGGGGCTCATGGCCCTGGCCGCGTTCGGCTGCATCCTCGCCGTGCATGCGCCCACGTGGCCCCAGGAGCGGCCCTTCCATCTGGGCCACCTGCTCTTCACCGCGTGCGTCCTCGGCGTGCAGGCGTGGCGCGGCGGCAATGACCGGGTGCTCTGGCTCTTTCCGTTGCTCGGCGCCGCGTGGGCGAACCTGCATGGGAGCTGGCTGCTGGGCCCTGCCCTCCTCGGGGCCAGCGCCATGGGTCAGGTGCTGGATGTCCCGGGTGAAGCGACCCGCCGCCGGGCCTTGCGCGCCGTGGGCTTCGCCGTCGCCATGTTCCTCGCGGCCGGGCTCGGGCCAGATGGTCCCCGCATCTACCTCTATCCGCTCCAGCACTCGCTGCTGTCGTCGACCCAGGGAATCATCGAGTGGCGTCCGCTGAACCTGGACCTGCGCGCGAGCTGGGCGTACCTCGCGCTCGCGGGTGCGGCGCTCTTCGCCGTGGGACGCGCGCCGCTGCGCAAGGCCGCCATCCTCCTGCCCGCGGCGGTGCTCGGCGTGGCGGCCCTCAAGGTCCAACGGCACGCGCCCTTCGCGGCCGTCCTCCTGTCGCTCGCGCTGCTGGAGCACGCGGTGCAGTCTCGCGGCGGCGAGGCGGCTGTCACCGCGCCGGGGCTGCTGGAGCGACTGTGGCGGCGGCTCGATGTGTTCATCGAGGGCTGGAACCTCCGGTCGAGCACCGTCCTCTGGCCCGCCTTGGCGCTGGTCGTGTTGATGGGCGTCCACGTGGCGAGGCCCCGCACGATGGAGCAGGGCGTGAATCGCGCGGTGATTCCGCTCGGCGCGTTGGAGGCCCTCCGCCAGCAGCCACCGGGACGCGTCCTCAACCTCTTCGTCATCGGCGGGCCCATCTCCTACTTCGCGGGGCCGGACTACAAGGTGTTCATCGACAGCCGGAACGACCCCTTCCCGCTGTCCATCCACGAGGACCACGACAAGCTCGTCTGGGGCGAGCCGGGATGGGAGGACGCCCTCACGCGCTATGACCCGGACTACCTGCTCTGGGAGTCGGGCAACCCGGGCAACATCCTGCTCGACAGCCTGCGCGCACGGGGCGGTTGGCGCGAGGAGCGCCGCGACGGGAACTACGTTCTTTGGGTTCGCGAGCGCTCCACCTCGGCGGGACAGCCATGAGGGGACGTCCGGTGTCATGGGGCAAGGTGCTCATCTCCGCGGCGGGATTGCTGGCCCTGCTCGCGTTCGCGTACAGCCCCGTGCTCGGCGGCAACCTGCTGGCGGGACGGGATGTGTTCCGCATCTTCTTCCCGGACTCGGCCTTCCTGCTCGAATCGCTGCGCGCGGGGGAACTGCCGCTCTGGAATCCGTACCTGCGACTGGGCCAGCCGTTCGCCGCGACGCTGTACTCGCAGGTGTATTACCCGCCGCGCTGGGTGGCGGTGCTGCTCGCCGGGCCCATCGCGTCGATGACGGTGATGCACATCGCGCATGCGGCGCTCGCGTCCGTGGGCGTGTTCCTCCTCGCGCGAAGGCTGCGTGCGTCGTGGCCCGCGGCGCTGGTCGCGGGCGCGATGTTCGGCCTGTCGCCGATGATGACGGACCTGGGCATCCAGCAGAACGTCGTGGATGCGGCGGCGTGGAGCGGGTTCATCGTGCTCGCCGCGCTGGACCTCACCTCTCGCTTCGGGCGAGGACCGCTGGTGCTGCTCGCGGTGACCTCCGCGATGTCGCTGTTCGCGGGCTCACCGGAGACGACGCTGTGGCAGGGAATCGTCGCGGTGCTCGTGGCGCTCCTCGGCCGCCCCTCGACGTCGGACCCTGACGCGGACTCCACGCCCACACCCGGTGGCGTCATCGGACTGGCGTCATCGGAGGGAGCGCGCGAGGAACCCCTGCTCGCCACGGGCACGCAGAGCCCCGCGGCAATCACGGTTCCTCACGACGCGGGGACACGGGCCTTGTCCACCGCGGAAGCACACCTCCAGACCGTGACGGTGTCGCCCTCGCGGAGGGCTCGGCCCATCACACTTCGTGCACGGGTGCTCGCGGTCTCACGCGTCACCGCGGGCTTCGTCCTGTCCATCGTGCTCGCGTCGGTGGCGCTGCTCCCAGCCGCGGAGTTCGCCGGCAACTCCCTCCGAGCACAGCGCGGCTGGTCGGAGCAGCTCGCGTGGTCCGTCTCGTGGCCGCAAGTCCTCTCCACGGTGTGGCCGCTCGCGGACTGGCCTCGTGACAGGTACTGGGGCGAGGACCAGTGGTTCATCCTCAACCTCTTCCTCGGCACCCTGCCCTGCGCGCTCGCGGTGGTGGGCGGACTCCACGGCCCGCGCCGGGCTCGGCCCTTCGTGGTGGGTGCGCTGGGGCTCGTGATGCTGAGCCTGGGACGCCACCTGCCACCGGCCGCGTGGTTCATCCAGACGTTCCCGCCCTTCTCCCTCTTCCGCTATCCGGCGAAGTACTTCGTGGGCGCGGCCTTCTGCGGCGCGGTCCTCTCCGCCTTCGGGCTCGATGCGATGGGACGGCTTGCTCGCGGCGTGGCGCCGTCGCGATGGAAGGCCGCGCTCGCGTTCGTCGGCATGGGCGTGGCCATCGCGGTCAGTGGCCCCTTGGTCCGCATGCTCCCCATGCGCGCCTCCGCCGAAGCCGGCGCGCCCTGGGTTCCCTTCGCGCTGGGCCTCGCGGTCCTCGTCTTCTTGCTGTTGCCCTGGTCCTTCGCGCGCCCTCGTCGCGTCCGGCATGGGCTGGCGGCACTCGCGATCCTCGAGCTCGCCGCGGCGCACTCGCTGCTCGGCATTCCCAAGTACACGCCCTGGGAAGCCCTGCGGCAGCCCTTCTCCCTGCGCCCGCACCTGCCCGCGCCCTTCCCAGGGCGCATCAGCGCGGACATCGAAGGCCCCGAGGACCCGACGCGTGCCGTGGTGACGAACACCATCGAGCGCAGCCTCGACCGCCTCATGCCCAATCGCTTCGTGGAGGAGCGCCTGCCCGCGCTGGAGGGCTACGGCGCTCCCGAACCGCTGCGCTCCAATGTCTTCCACCTCGCGGGGGAGCGCGGCGTCTACGACCTCGCGGGTGTCACCCACTATCTCCGCCAGGGCCCTCCTCCCTACGAAGACCTGGAGCTCTTGCATCAAGCGGAGGACGGAACCACCCTCTCCCGCTCGCGCACCGCCCTGCCCCACGCCTTCCTCGTGCAGCGCGCCCGCGTCGTCACGGATGAAGAGGCCCTGGACGCGGTGCTCGACCCGGACCAGCCCTTCCGCGAGATTGCCTTCCTCTCCTCCGGCGAGCCGCTGAATCGACCCACCTGCAAGGGAGCGGTGAGCCCCCAGGGACAGAGCGCCCAGCACCTCGCGCTGGACGTGACGGCCTGCGACGACAGCTACCTCGTTGTCTCCGACAGCCACTACCCCGGCTGGCGAGCGACAGTGGACGGGAAGGACGTCCCCATCCACCGCGCCAACCTGGCCCTGCGAGCGGTGCGATTGAGCCCTGGCGAGCACCACATCCGCTTCGACTACCAGCCCACCAGCTTCCGCCTCGGGCTCGTCTTGTCCTTGCTCGCGGGACTCACCCTCGTGGGGGTGGTGTTCGCGCCGCGACGCCGTCGTCCACAGGTCCGGCCGAGCTAGCTGCTCTGCCGCGCGGCGTTCGCGACGAAGGCCTCCCGCGAGAAGAGCGCGAGCCCGGGCCGCTTGCTGTCGATGTTCTCCGTGAAGCGCGCGTCGCTCACGTACAGCTCGCCCAGCGCCCGGTGGAAGTCCGGGGTGCAGGGGTAGAACCAGCGGATGAGGTGTTGCCGATGCGCTTCCGCCAGGTCCATGGCCTCGCGCTCCGTCGGCGCGTGGCCCGCTTCGAGCAACCGCGCCAGCCCCTCGAAGACGCCATCGGCCTCCTCTTTGATTCGGCGCCAGTCATCCTTCTGGTACTTCGCGGTGCGCCGCTTCGACTCCCGATACGCCTCCGTGTCGCCCCAGCGCTCCCTCACCTCGTCTTCGTAGCGCGTGGGCTCGAACCCCTCGAACATCTCTTCGCCGCTCATCTGCGTCCCCTGGTCAATGGAGGCCAGCGCCGCATCCACGGCGTGCCTCAAGGTGTCCAGCCGCTCGGCGCGCTCATCCAACAACCGGCGTTGCATGAGCAGAGCCGCGCGAAGGTTGAAGTCGGGATTGCCCAGGATGCGGCGAATCTCCTCCAGCGGGAACCCGAGCTCCCGGAAGAAGAGCACCTGTTGCAACCGCTGCAAGTCCGCCTGCGAATACAGCCGGTAGCCCGCGTCGCTGCGCTCCGACGGGCACAACAACTCCAGCGCGTCGTAGTGGTGCAGCGTGCGCACGCTGATCTTGGCCAGGCGAGCGACTTGACTGACGGTCAGGGCCATCTCTCTCCACCTCGGATGAGATGACTAATTCCTCACGTCACGTGAGGGTCAAGCCCTCGGGTTTCCTTGCCCGCAAAAAGAAAAACGGCGGAGCTGGAGGAACCCAGCATCCGCCGCTTGAGGGAGGCACTCGCGACCAGCGCGGTGCCAGCCAGCGAGGCTCAGTAGTAGTTGTTCTCGCCGAAGTTCTTCATCGTCTTCTTGTTCAGACGGGCGTTGGAGCTCTCGCCGTCGTTCTGAACGTTGGAGTTACCCGCGAGGGCCGCGGCGGAGGCGCCGAACAGCTTGCGGATGTTGTCGCCGAACAGCGTGACCACGCCGATGGCGGCGATCGCGATGAGGGCCACGATGATGATGTACTCGGTCATGCCCTGGCCACGAGCCTTGCGGAGCTGGTTCTTCTTCGAGATCGCCTTCATGGGGACTCTCCTGGGGTGGAATCGGGATTTGAAAGTCTGAAACGCACCCTGGGACGCAGGGTTCACAAGCACCCTACGGGAGATCCCACCTTCCCCTCCATCCGTCATCGGGAGGATAGGCGAAATATTCAGTGATTCCGAAAGGTTAGGCCCAAAACGCTGCTCGGAGAGCAGGAGTCCGAGCGAGCGCGGGGTGTCTTGGTGCCCCGCTGGAGGGTCCGGAAGGGGTGGCTCCGACGGAGCGTCACCTGCCGACCCTCGCTCTGAGTGTAGCTCCGGGGACGCCCTCCCGCCACCGCCGGGCTACAACCTGCCTCCAATCTCCGCCATCCTCGGAAAGGCGTATGGAGGCACTCCCCCTGAATTCCCCGTCGAGCTGGCGCACCGGACTGCCGTTCCGACTCTGGGTCTTCCTCGGTTCGTTCCTGCTCTTCCAGGTGGAGCTCATCGTCGCGCGGGTGTTGCTGCCCTCGTACGGGAGCAGCGCGGCGATCTGGACGACGTGCCTGGTGTTCTACCAAGCGGTGTTGCTGCTGGGTTACTTCTACTCGAGCCGCGTCACCCCGCACGTCCTTCAAGGCCGCTATCGGTGGGCGCACCTCGCCTTCGTGCTGACAGCGGTGGTGGTCCTCCCCTTCCGGCTGCGCCACTTCGAGCTGCCTCCAGTCGCCGCCATCCTGCTGACACTCACCCTGTCGCTGGGCTGGCCCTTTCTCGCGCTGTCGACGACCAGCGTCGTCGCGCAGGGCTGGCTCACCCGGACGTCGCATCCCTCCCGGGAGGACCCCTTCTTCCTCTACGGGACGTCCAATGCGGGGGCGCTGCTGGCGCTGCTGACGTTCCCGTTCATCGTGGAGCCGGCGCTGGACCTCGAGACGCAGCTGCTCGTCTGGTACGTGGGCTACGGGGTCTTCGCGATGCTCGCGGCGCTGTGCATCCGGAACGTGCGGGCGGGGGCTCCCGAGGCGAAGTCGGCCACGGACCGCATGGAGTCGAGACCGAAGGCTCCGCTGACCTCGCGCCTCACGTGGCTGCTGCTGTCAGCGAGCGCCAACGCCCTGCTGCTCGCGGTGACGAATGTCCTCACGCTGGATGCCTCCATCCCGCTGCTGTGGATTCTCCCGCTGTCGCTCTATCTGCTCACGCTCATCGTCTGCTTCTCGCGTCGACCGCCGACACCCACGGGGCTGAATCGGCTGGCGATGGGCAGCCTGGTGCTCGCGGGGGTGGCCGCGCTGTTCGCGTTGGCGCGGGCCCAGACGTCGCTGCCGTCGCTGGTGCTGCACGGCACGGTGCTCTGGGTGGGCTGCCTGTTGATGCATGGGAACCTGGTGTGGTGCCGGCCCACGGACTCCCGACTGCTGGGCTCGTTCTATCTGCACGTCTCGCTGGGAGGGCTTGCGGGGACACTGATGCTCGCGCTGGGAATCCCGCTGCTGATGGGCTCGCTCGCGCTTCCCTACCTGGACCATGGAGTCGCCGGACTGCTCATCCTCGCGGGGCTCGCGGCCCGGGATGCCTC
Encoded here:
- a CDS encoding YfhO family protein, giving the protein MSWGKVLISAAGLLALLAFAYSPVLGGNLLAGRDVFRIFFPDSAFLLESLRAGELPLWNPYLRLGQPFAATLYSQVYYPPRWVAVLLAGPIASMTVMHIAHAALASVGVFLLARRLRASWPAALVAGAMFGLSPMMTDLGIQQNVVDAAAWSGFIVLAALDLTSRFGRGPLVLLAVTSAMSLFAGSPETTLWQGIVAVLVALLGRPSTSDPDADSTPTPGGVIGLASSEGAREEPLLATGTQSPAAITVPHDAGTRALSTAEAHLQTVTVSPSRRARPITLRARVLAVSRVTAGFVLSIVLASVALLPAAEFAGNSLRAQRGWSEQLAWSVSWPQVLSTVWPLADWPRDRYWGEDQWFILNLFLGTLPCALAVVGGLHGPRRARPFVVGALGLVMLSLGRHLPPAAWFIQTFPPFSLFRYPAKYFVGAAFCGAVLSAFGLDAMGRLARGVAPSRWKAALAFVGMGVAIAVSGPLVRMLPMRASAEAGAPWVPFALGLAVLVFLLLPWSFARPRRVRHGLAALAILELAAAHSLLGIPKYTPWEALRQPFSLRPHLPAPFPGRISADIEGPEDPTRAVVTNTIERSLDRLMPNRFVEERLPALEGYGAPEPLRSNVFHLAGERGVYDLAGVTHYLRQGPPPYEDLELLHQAEDGTTLSRSRTALPHAFLVQRARVVTDEEALDAVLDPDQPFREIAFLSSGEPLNRPTCKGAVSPQGQSAQHLALDVTACDDSYLVVSDSHYPGWRATVDGKDVPIHRANLALRAVRLSPGEHHIRFDYQPTSFRLGLVLSLLAGLTLVGVVFAPRRRRPQVRPS
- a CDS encoding amidohydrolase family protein, with the translated sequence MEGRLLLKNCAVFRADGRVRRGMAVVVEGGVIRRVAPDVQVPVLPGDWEVACRGRLVAPGLVDSHSHLVNGQLLPPNGQFLLLPPRERLERMRRVARHVTSEDIEALTRFAAARALRDGVTLVVEHLACSDVAGGLAAQARASESVGLRLVTSHSTHSMDGASQADGWLEANADFARRHAKHRLVRGALGFHASYTCEDALLSRIAKLSNELDVPTVFHLAENEDDLSTTYARHGQRVVPRLDALGLLGPRAIAGYARALDSAEVARLEQSQTFVSLAARGVRTLERGTDPMEAILLRLHLLGLGTGGHGTLQEELLAALVGVLRISRAGHLPDVDSTLAHLLVSGPAELCTRLFGLPSGTVEEGSIADLVVYDSVPAADPETGYSPYLIGQLSRSPVAWTVVDGRVRVREGQLLGTDYVDLSRAATEALERVWSRARLGS
- a CDS encoding class I SAM-dependent rRNA methyltransferase gives rise to the protein MPTLVDTLRTAHARRGALLTDARTTAFRVLHGGADGVPDVTVDRFGGLYVVSLYRDFTASEEEALLDAAVAAWAPDSLYLKRRPREARVLANVAKETLAPETAARGAPVESLTALENGVSFLIRPGQGLSVGLYLDMRDTRAWLQQEAQGLTVLNLFAYTCAFGVVARASGAKRALNVDASRRVLEWGEENARLNAQPVDRYDYIAGDVFDWLKRLAKKGETFDLVVSDPPSFSNTKEARFSAARDYARLAEAAARVVAPGGRLVACCNHAGLPMKRFEAMVAEGVALAGRQGRALSSSGPSSLDFPSAPGEEPALKVHVVQLR
- a CDS encoding MerR family transcriptional regulator; this translates as MALTVSQVARLAKISVRTLHHYDALELLCPSERSDAGYRLYSQADLQRLQQVLFFRELGFPLEEIRRILGNPDFNLRAALLMQRRLLDERAERLDTLRHAVDAALASIDQGTQMSGEEMFEGFEPTRYEDEVRERWGDTEAYRESKRRTAKYQKDDWRRIKEEADGVFEGLARLLEAGHAPTEREAMDLAEAHRQHLIRWFYPCTPDFHRALGELYVSDARFTENIDSKRPGLALFSREAFVANAARQSS
- a CDS encoding fused MFS/spermidine synthase, with product MEALPLNSPSSWRTGLPFRLWVFLGSFLLFQVELIVARVLLPSYGSSAAIWTTCLVFYQAVLLLGYFYSSRVTPHVLQGRYRWAHLAFVLTAVVVLPFRLRHFELPPVAAILLTLTLSLGWPFLALSTTSVVAQGWLTRTSHPSREDPFFLYGTSNAGALLALLTFPFIVEPALDLETQLLVWYVGYGVFAMLAALCIRNVRAGAPEAKSATDRMESRPKAPLTSRLTWLLLSASANALLLAVTNVLTLDASIPLLWILPLSLYLLTLIVCFSRRPPTPTGLNRLAMGSLVLAGVAALFALARAQTSLPSLVLHGTVLWVGCLLMHGNLVWCRPTDSRLLGSFYLHVSLGGLAGTLMLALGIPLLMGSLALPYLDHGVAGLLILAGLAARDASRRNQGLPVPRLAPYVSAGAAVFVVGILAVSGWALARGRLEGSRTFYGQYTVKDAEGLRLFQHGSTVHGVENLAPGERGEPLSYYHRGSAVGRVFASARIPREQVAVVGLGIGSLAAYGRPGETWDFYELDPEVERLARRHFSLLGSSQANVRVLAGDARLRMEEAKDQGYDVIVLDAFSSDFVPTHLLTREAISLYLRKLRPGGLLLFHVSSRLFNLVPVLTRSSAELNVPGLVNRPEQLSVEELASGRSPSIWFAMCPSPETAASLAREFPFQPVGATPEMLGRRAWTDGYVNLLHALATP